Proteins from a single region of Aureibacter tunicatorum:
- a CDS encoding 6-phosphofructokinase: MKDTVVILCGGGPAPGINTVISTITKVFLSHKYRVIGLKQGYKTLFDENPSYDELDHQFAENIAFRGGSALPMSRYKPKDEEFSEDFFIKENIKLLVTIGGDDTASTANRIRLFLEEKGLKIQNIHVPKTIDNDLPLKEGVPTFGFNSAINEGVKITQTVYEDAKTSHNWFILSAMGREAGHLALKIGSSSHLSMIIIPEMFESQSITFDKIVKLIISSIIKRRIQGFDYGAAIVSEGIFHFMDESEIINSGITFTYDEHGHPELFSISKAHIFKTLVQRELRKIGLPVNTRPVELGFELRCCHPNSYDLDMCTQLGLGVYKLFSEGATGCLVALDSIGNIEPLYLNDISDPTTKKVIPRLVNMKSEQVQNIYKHQLDYLLEEDLDAAKSIIKDPEKFLYHNILNSN, from the coding sequence ATGAAAGACACTGTAGTCATACTCTGCGGAGGTGGCCCCGCACCAGGCATCAATACGGTAATAAGTACCATCACAAAAGTATTTTTAAGCCATAAATACAGAGTTATTGGTTTAAAACAAGGTTATAAAACTTTATTTGATGAAAATCCTTCGTATGACGAATTGGATCATCAATTTGCAGAAAATATCGCTTTTAGAGGCGGATCAGCTTTGCCGATGAGCAGGTACAAGCCCAAAGATGAAGAATTCAGTGAAGACTTTTTCATAAAAGAAAACATCAAACTTCTTGTGACAATAGGAGGAGATGATACTGCATCCACGGCAAACAGAATTCGTTTATTCCTTGAAGAAAAGGGGCTAAAAATCCAAAACATACATGTTCCTAAGACTATTGACAATGACTTGCCATTAAAAGAAGGCGTTCCAACCTTTGGCTTTAACTCTGCGATCAATGAAGGGGTGAAAATCACTCAAACTGTCTATGAAGATGCCAAAACTAGTCACAATTGGTTCATCTTATCGGCTATGGGTCGTGAAGCTGGACATTTGGCTTTAAAAATCGGAAGCTCAAGTCATCTCTCTATGATTATCATTCCTGAGATGTTTGAATCCCAAAGCATCACTTTTGACAAAATTGTCAAACTAATCATTTCATCCATAATCAAAAGGCGAATTCAAGGTTTTGACTACGGAGCAGCTATAGTCAGCGAAGGGATTTTTCATTTCATGGATGAGTCGGAAATTATCAATTCAGGGATTACATTCACCTATGACGAACATGGTCACCCAGAGCTATTCAGTATAAGCAAAGCTCATATATTCAAAACACTTGTTCAAAGAGAGCTCAGAAAAATAGGACTCCCTGTCAACACTAGACCTGTTGAACTTGGTTTCGAACTAAGATGTTGCCATCCAAATTCTTACGACTTGGACATGTGTACTCAACTTGGCCTTGGTGTTTACAAGCTATTTTCAGAGGGAGCTACAGGGTGCTTAGTAGCTTTGGACAGCATAGGCAATATTGAACCACTTTATCTTAATGACATTAGCGATCCAACGACTAAAAAAGTGATCCCAAGATTGGTTAACATGAAGTCCGAGCAAGTGCAAAATATCTACAAACATCAATTGGATTACCTATTGGAAGAAGATCTTGATGCTGCAAAGTCAATTATTAAAGACCCTGAAAAGTTTCTTTACCATAACATCCTCAACTCAAATTAA
- a CDS encoding pseudouridine synthase — translation MLEILHYDEHLIAINKPKGMLVHRSPLARQEKIFAMQTLRDQVGHHVFPLHRIDRPTSGVLLFGTNKESATALQKSFEDKKVTKKYLALVRGFIDDVITINHPINNEYDETLRDAISQVKPLYQTEVNICTNPNFPTSRYTLAEAEPITGRTHQLRKHFAHIRHYIIGDKKHGDNKQNKAFMKHYNMNDLLLHSYHTIIPHPFNQEEKISIKAPLPKHFSEILQKINIPTNQL, via the coding sequence ATGCTTGAAATATTGCATTATGATGAGCACCTGATAGCCATCAACAAACCCAAAGGAATGCTTGTCCATAGATCTCCATTGGCTCGCCAAGAAAAAATATTTGCCATGCAGACTCTAAGAGATCAAGTCGGCCATCACGTTTTTCCACTTCATCGAATTGATCGACCCACATCCGGCGTACTGCTTTTTGGGACGAATAAAGAAAGCGCTACTGCATTGCAAAAATCATTTGAAGATAAAAAAGTAACAAAAAAATACTTAGCGTTAGTCAGAGGATTTATTGATGATGTAATAACTATCAATCATCCTATCAACAATGAATATGATGAAACATTAAGGGATGCCATAAGTCAAGTAAAGCCGCTTTATCAAACCGAAGTAAATATTTGCACCAATCCCAATTTCCCTACCTCTAGATATACTTTAGCAGAAGCTGAGCCTATTACAGGCAGAACACACCAACTTCGCAAGCATTTCGCCCATATAAGACACTACATTATCGGTGACAAAAAACATGGAGACAACAAGCAAAACAAAGCATTCATGAAGCATTACAATATGAATGACCTACTGCTTCACTCCTATCACACAATTATTCCTCATCCTTTTAATCAGGAAGAAAAAATAAGCATAAAAGCTCCACTGCCTAAACATTTCTCCGAAATCCTTCAAAAAATAAACATTCCAACAAATCAGCTTTAA
- a CDS encoding hydrogen peroxide-inducible genes activator, producing the protein MNITFAQLEYIIAVDTYRHFVTAAEKCFVTQPTLSMQIKKLEEQLGVIIFDRSKQPIIPTDVGKEIIAQSRTVVANAKKINDIILDYKDQVSGELKIGIIPTIAPYLLPKFIGSFINKYPNIKLSVKEMITDDIISSLQKDTLDAGILATPLNTQGIHEDPLYYEEFKLYVNKAHSLKDKNFIEINEISINDLWLLSSGNCFRNQSINLCHQNNENSRNSGFEYESGSLETLKKLVNTEGGATLLPDLATLDEPDNGRAQIKSIGASAHPVREISLVYTRNFAKMKLLSLLKESIKESVPKSMLEISNNEIINIS; encoded by the coding sequence ATGAATATTACTTTCGCCCAACTCGAATACATTATTGCTGTTGACACATATAGACACTTTGTCACTGCTGCCGAAAAATGCTTTGTCACTCAGCCAACGCTAAGTATGCAGATCAAAAAACTAGAAGAGCAACTCGGGGTGATAATATTCGACCGAAGCAAACAACCTATCATTCCTACAGATGTCGGCAAGGAAATAATCGCACAATCAAGAACAGTCGTAGCCAATGCTAAGAAAATCAACGACATCATTCTTGATTACAAAGATCAAGTCAGTGGTGAATTGAAAATTGGAATAATCCCTACAATTGCGCCTTATCTATTGCCCAAATTCATAGGTAGTTTCATTAATAAATATCCAAACATCAAGCTTTCAGTAAAAGAAATGATTACGGACGACATCATTTCATCCTTGCAAAAAGACACTCTAGACGCTGGGATACTTGCTACACCCTTAAATACTCAAGGTATACATGAAGATCCTTTGTATTATGAAGAGTTCAAACTTTATGTCAATAAAGCCCATTCATTGAAAGACAAAAACTTCATAGAAATTAACGAAATAAGCATTAACGACTTGTGGTTGCTATCATCAGGAAACTGCTTTAGAAACCAATCCATTAATCTGTGCCATCAAAATAATGAAAACAGCAGGAACAGTGGCTTTGAATACGAAAGCGGATCACTGGAAACGCTCAAAAAACTTGTAAATACCGAGGGAGGCGCCACCCTACTCCCTGACTTAGCAACACTAGACGAACCAGACAATGGAAGAGCACAAATAAAGTCCATTGGCGCAAGTGCTCACCCTGTCAGAGAAATCAGTTTAGTCTACACTAGAAACTTCGCTAAAATGAAGTTGCTCAGTCTATTAAAGGAAAGCATTAAAGAATCTGTACCTAAAAGCATGTTGGAAATCAGTAATAATGAAATTATAAATATTAGTTAG